GATTGGTGCTGGTTATAATATTACACCACATCTTTATAACTTTGCTGATTATGGGGTCCCACAAACAAGACAACGTATTATTATAGTGGGAATAAGAAATGACTTGGACTGTGTATTTAAAGTTCCTAAACCTACCCATGGTATTAATGGTATTTATCCTTATAAAACTTCTTATGAAGCTATTATGGATCCTCCAATTCCTTCTGAGGCCCCTAACCATGAATTTACTCATCACACTAAGAAAGTAGTTGAAATGTTGGAACATATTCCACCAGGAGAAAATGCATGGTATGAAGGTATTCCAGAGCATTTGAGACTGAATGTAAAGGGAGCTAGAATGAGTCAAATATATAGACGTCTACACCCAGAACAGCCTGCTTATACTGTGACTGGTAGTGGCGGTGGTGGTACCCATGTATATCATTGGGAAGAACCTAGAGCTTTGACTAACAGGGAAAGAGCGAGACTGCAAACATTCCCTGATAACTTTGAGTTTTACGGTGGTAAAGAAAAAGTGCGGCAACAAATTGGTATGGCTGTACCTCCCCAATTTGCTAAAATTATCGTAGAATCGGTATTAAAGACATTTGCTGGAATCTCCTATGAATCTGTTGAGCCTAAATGGAGTTTAGATGAATTATTATCA
The nucleotide sequence above comes from Natronincola ferrireducens. Encoded proteins:
- a CDS encoding DNA cytosine methyltransferase is translated as MIFRKGELFNGPGGFALGAQWAKVLDSKDLSYGVSHTWSNDICPDASKTYIQNICPHQPDSVITGDVRTIDTSKLDAIDAFIFGFPCNDFSNVGKKKGVNGTYGPLYTYGIKVLEQFKPLWFIAENVGGLKSSNDGKAFATILEDMIGAGYNITPHLYNFADYGVPQTRQRIIIVGIRNDLDCVFKVPKPTHGINGIYPYKTSYEAIMDPPIPSEAPNHEFTHHTKKVVEMLEHIPPGENAWYEGIPEHLRLNVKGARMSQIYRRLHPEQPAYTVTGSGGGGTHVYHWEEPRALTNRERARLQTFPDNFEFYGGKEKVRQQIGMAVPPQFAKIIVESVLKTFAGISYESVEPKWSLDELLSTKHTKVLEEVAVAAHSA